Proteins found in one Planococcus citri chromosome 2, ihPlaCitr1.1, whole genome shotgun sequence genomic segment:
- the LOC135833830 gene encoding ATP-dependent RNA helicase DDX42: MSKTPKFGVTGFSLQRSAATSTRSAALPPPPNSAFSKQGYSTLNSINHNAITAAWGIPKKRTKTEEEYFEEDDETDSTNLEYIPAPGSPTGKHSANNESGEDEDPLDAFMAGIEKQVKKEAAKTSKSVEGEEEKSRNIRDDIEGEDVEESYYRYMEENPRAGLQEDESDNEIEYDEDGNPIAPKKSKIIDPLPPVDHSTISYQPFEKNFYAVHEEIARLSKEQVKTLRETLGIKVTGPDPPNPVTSFAHFGFDEPLMKIIRKSEYSQPTPIQAQAVPAALCGRDVLGIAKTGSGKTAAFIWPMLVHIMDQRELQVGDGPIGLILAPTRELSQQIYAEAKRFGKVYNINVICCYGGGSKWEQSKSLESGAEIVVATPGRIIDLVKMKATNLTRITFLVLDEADRMFDMGFEPQVRSICNHTRPDRQTLLFSATFKKRVEKLARDVLTDPIRIVQGDVGEANADVTQIVCVMNQAAKLPWLQRNFVFFLSIGSVLIFVTRKLQAEELANTLTVKEYDVLLLHGDMDQTERNKVITKFKKQEVNILIATDVAARGLDISHIKTVVNYDVARDIDTHTHRIGRTGRAGEKGTAYTLITEKDKDFAGHLVRNLESVNQEVPSALMDLAMQNAWFRKSRFKTGKGKSLTMGGAGLGYRERPGRSTQDCSVLSGIEGVVPASQKSGPGSERLAALKAAFKTQYQSQFTASEDHTWEQTRNKVQFGVQFVKPAEVASASTSTSTSSAAQSSADQSNSSNTAADRKQKRKSRWDSS, from the exons ATGAGTAAAACGCCAAAGTTTGGAGTAACGGGATTTTCACTTCAACGAAGTGCCGCTACTTCTACTCGATCCGCCGCTTTACCTCCGCCTCCGAATTCTGCATTCAGTAAACAGGGatattctacgttaaattcgATCAATCATAACGCAATCACCGCAGCATGGGGCATTCctaaaaaaagaacgaaaacgGAAGAAGA GTACTTCGAAGAAGACGACGAAACAGATAGTACCAACTTGGAATATATTCCCGCTCCCGGCAGTCCAACTGGTAAGCATTCGGCCAATAATGAATCAGGCGAAGACGAAGACCCGTTGGATGCCTTTATGGCTGGTATTGAAAAACAG gtgaaaaaaGAAGCGGCCAAAACCAGTAAAAGTGTCGAAGGCGAGGAGGAAAAAAGTCGTAATATTAGGGACGACATCGAAGGCGAAGATGTCGAAGAATCTTACTATCG GTACATGGAGGAAAATCCTAGAGCTGGACTTCAAGAGGACGAATCAGATAACGAAATAGAATATGACGAGGATGGCAATCCTATTGCGCCGAAAAAAAGCAAG ATCATAGATCCGTTGCCTCCTGTTGACCATTCCACCATCAGCTACCAAccattcgagaaaaatttttacgcGGTGCACGAAGAAATTGCTCGTTTGAGTAAGGAACAGGTGAAAACGTTGAGAGAAACTTTGGGGATCAAAGTTACCGGACCGGATCCACCAAATCCCGTCACTTCTTTCGCGCATTTCGGCTTCGACGAACCGTTGATGAAGATTATTCGAAAATCGGAATATAGTCAACCTACGCCGATTCAGGCGCAAGCGGTACCTGCTGCGTTGTGTGGCCGCGACGTCTTAG gtatcGCCAAGACCGGAAGCGGTAAAACAGCGGCTTTCATATGGCCCATGCTAGTGCACATTATGGATCAGAGAGAATTACAGGTTGGAGACGGGCCTATTGGCCTAATATTAGCTCCTACGCGCGAATTATCTCAACAG ATTTATGCGGAAGCGAAACGTTTCGGCAAAGTGTACAATATAAACGTCATATGTTGTTACGGCGGTGGTTCTAAATGGGAGCAATCTAAAAGCTTGGAAAGCGGAGCAGAAATTGTGGTAGCAACTCCTGGTCGAATCATCGACTTGGTTAAAATGAAAGCTACTAATTTGACCAGAATTACATTTCTGGTGTTGGACGAAGCAGACCGAATGTTTGACATGggatttg AACCGCAAGTACGCTCGATATGTAATCACACCAGACCGGACAGGCAAACATTACTGTTCTCAGCGACGTTCAAGAAACGCGTGGAAAAATTGGCTCGCGACGTTCTCACCGATCCTATTCGAATTGTGCAAGGAGATGTGGGCGAAGCGAATGCCGACGTCACGCAAATTGTCTGCGTTATGAATCAAGCCGCCAAATTGCCGTGGTTGCAACGTAATTTCGTATTCTTCCTATCAATCGGATCTGTACTGATTTTTGTCACGCGAAAG CTGCAAGCTGAAGAACTCGCCAATACGCTCACCGTGAAAGAATACGACGTATTACTCTTGCACGGCGATATGGATCAAACCGAGAGAAACAAAGTTATAACCAAATTCAAGAAACAAGAAGTGAACATTTTAATCGCCACCGATGTTGCCG CTCGCGGTTTGGACATTTCTCACATTAAGACTGTAGTGAATTACGACGTTGCTCGCGATATCGACACGCATACGCATCGTATCGGGCGGACAG GTCGAGCCGGTGAAAAGGGAACGGCTTACACGTTAATCACTGAAAAAGATAAAGATTTCGCCGGACATTTGGTGAGGAATTTAGAGAGTGTCAATCAAGAAGTTCCTAGCGCTTTGATGGATCTTGCCATGCAG AACGCCTGGTTTCGTAAAAGCCGATTCAAAACAGGCAAAGGAAAATCACTGACTATGGGTGGCGCTGGATTGGGATATCGTGAACGACCTGGGCGATCGACGCAAGAT TGTTCGGTTTTATCGGGTATCGAAGGCGTTGTACCTGCGTCGCAAAAATCCGGTCCCGGCTCGGAACGTCTTGCCGCTTTGAAAGCGGCTTTCAAAACGCAGTACCAGAGTCAG TTTACTGCCAGCGAGGATCACACGTGGGAACAAACTCGTAATAAAGTGCAATTTGGTGTGCAATTTGTCAAGCCCGCTGAAGTGGCGAGCGCTTCGACTTCGACTTCGACTTCATCCGCTGCGCAAAGTAGCGCAGACCAGTCCAATTCGTCGAATACGGCGGCTGATCGTAAACAAAAGCGAAAAAGTCGGTGGGATTCTAGTTGA
- the LOC135833843 gene encoding protein RER1, whose protein sequence is MSTSDRSFIFLERISQRQQKFLDDITPYTFARWLCAAFFILTFLIRVFVSQGWYIVTYALGIYHLNLLIGFLSPKIDPAFSEDFEEDQMPGLPTRQDEEFRPFIRRVPEFKCWWAVMRSTAFATFLTWFEVFDIPVFWPILLLYFIVLFCLTMKRQIKHMIKYRYIPFTWGKPKYQSADLSADTNTVKR, encoded by the exons ATGAGTACTTCGGATAggtcgtttatttttttggagagaATATCGCAG agACAGCAGAAATTTTTAGATGATATCACGCCATACACATTCGCAAGATGGCTGTGTGCTGCTTTTTTTATACTGACTTTTTTAATTAGAGTCTTCGTATCGCAG GGTTGGTATATTGTTACGTACGCGTTGGGAATATATCATTTGAATTTATTGATCGGATTTCTTTCACCCAAGATCGATCCGGCGTTTTCAGAAGATTTCGAAG AAGATCAAATGCCAGGATTGCCGACCAGACAAGACGAAGAATTTCGCCCCTTCATTCGACGGGTACCGGAATTCAAATGTTGGTGGGCGGTGATGAGATCCACGGCATTCGCAACATTTCTTACTTGGTTCGAAGTGTTCGATATACCAGTTTTTTGGCCTATTTTGCTACTGTACTTCATCGTCTTGTTCTGCTTGACTATGAAGCGACAAATAAAG CATATGATAAAGTACCGATATATACCGTTCACGTGGGGTAAACCTAAATACCAAAGCGCGGATTTGTCCGCTGATACGAACACTGTCAAGAGATAA
- the LOC135833838 gene encoding choline-phosphate cytidylyltransferase A-like isoform X1, translated as MIMPKRRSNENSKNQNGNDISSTTDANVSKTEDVKPVTTVICQTLIKPAPFSDEEDAIRERDACNYCERVAYEDAVSGNVRRKVRVYADGIYDVFHEGHGRQLMQAKNLFPNVYLIVGVCNDALTHEKKGRTVMMDEERYEAVRHCRYVDEIVRDAPWEIDDDFLEKHKIDFVAHDEIPYESDQSDDVYAKLKEKGMFVATKRTEGISTSDIVARIVRDYDIYVRRNLARGYSAKELNVSFLKEKKFRFQNKMEQLKDRSKRVIENVEEKRMDMIRKWEEKSRDFIDTFLLLFGRDGRLSHIWNESKGRLMQAFSPPSSPINTRESSPSSSVCSDEESSFRPPPSKSLKLSHGAMLEMSNGCLEYSEDEDEDDEDFVDAGDSRAKESLKKDSSVSSNDAALTKE; from the exons ATG ATCATGCCGAAACGAAGAAgtaacgaaaattcaaaaaatcagaatggaAATGATATTTCTTCTACAACAGATGCAAATGTTAGCAAAACGGAGGATGTAAAACCCGTCACAACTGTTATATGCCAG ACGCTGATCAAGCCGGCTCCCTTCAGCGACGAAGAAGACGCTATACGCGAACGAGATGCATGCAATTACTGCGAACGCGTAGCTTACGAAGACGCAGTTTCTGGAAATG TTAGAAGGAAGGTAAGAGTCTATGCGGATGGAATATACGATGTTTTCCACGAAGGCCACGGACGCCAACTCATGCAAGCAAAAAACTTGTTTCCGAACGTTTATTTAATTGTCGGag TTTGCAACGATGCTCTGACTCACGAGAAAAAAGGCCGCACCGTCATGATGGACGAAGAACGATACGAAGCGGTTCGGCATTGCCGGTATGTCGACGAAATTGTACGCGACGCGCCTTGGGAAATTGACGACGATTTTCTCGAGAAACATAAA ATTGATTTCGTAGCTCACGATGAGATACCTTACGAAAGCGATCAAAGCGACGACGTGTACGCGAAGCTAAAAGAAAAAGGCATGTTTGTTGCCACAAAACGAACCGAAGGTATCTCCACGTCCGATATCGTTGCTCGAATCGTTCGCGATTATGATATTTACGTGCGTAGAAATCTAGCTCGCGGCTATAGCGCCAAAGAattaaatgtttcttttttaaag gagaaaaaattcagattccaaaataaaatggaaCAACTGAAGGATCGAAGTAAACGGGTGATAGAAAATGTCGAGGAAAAACGAATGGATATGATAAGAAAATGGGAGGAGAAATCGAGGGATTTTATCGATACTTTTTTATTGCTATTCGGAAGAGATGGCCGTTTG TCTCACATTTGGAATGAAAGTAAAGGTAGACTTATGCAAGCATTTTCTCCGCCTTCTAGTCCCATCAATACTAGAGAAAGTAGTCCTTCTTCATCTGTTTGCAGCGACGAAGAAAGCAG TTTCAGGCCGCCACCGTCCAAGTCGTTGAAATTGAGTCACGGGGCCATGCTTGAAATGTCCAACGGCTGCTTAGAATATTCCGAAGATGAAGATGAGGATGATGAAGATTTCGTGGATGCGGGTGATAGTCGTGCGAAGGAATCGCTTAAAAAAGACTCGTCAGTTTCTTCGAATGATGCTGCATTGACGAAGGAATga
- the LOC135833838 gene encoding choline-phosphate cytidylyltransferase B-like isoform X3: MIMPKRRSNENSKNQNGNDISSTTDANVSKTEDVKPVTTVICQTLIKPAPFSDEEDAIRERDACNYCERVAYEDAVSGNVRRKVRVYADGIYDVFHEGHGRQLMQAKNLFPNVYLIVGVCNDALTHEKKGRTVMMDEERYEAVRHCRYVDEIVRDAPWEIDDDFLEKHKIDFVAHDEIPYESDQSDDVYAKLKEKGMFVATKRTEGISTSDIVARIVRDYDIYVRRNLARGYSAKELNVSFLKEKKFRFQNKMEQLKDRSKRVIENVEEKRMDMIRKWEEKSRDFIDTFLLLFGRDGRLSHIWNESKGRLMQAFSPPSSPINTRESSPSSSVCSDEESRPPPSKSLKLSHGAMLEMSNGCLEYSEDEDEDDEDFVDAGDSRAKESLKKDSSVSSNDAALTKE; encoded by the exons ATG ATCATGCCGAAACGAAGAAgtaacgaaaattcaaaaaatcagaatggaAATGATATTTCTTCTACAACAGATGCAAATGTTAGCAAAACGGAGGATGTAAAACCCGTCACAACTGTTATATGCCAG ACGCTGATCAAGCCGGCTCCCTTCAGCGACGAAGAAGACGCTATACGCGAACGAGATGCATGCAATTACTGCGAACGCGTAGCTTACGAAGACGCAGTTTCTGGAAATG TTAGAAGGAAGGTAAGAGTCTATGCGGATGGAATATACGATGTTTTCCACGAAGGCCACGGACGCCAACTCATGCAAGCAAAAAACTTGTTTCCGAACGTTTATTTAATTGTCGGag TTTGCAACGATGCTCTGACTCACGAGAAAAAAGGCCGCACCGTCATGATGGACGAAGAACGATACGAAGCGGTTCGGCATTGCCGGTATGTCGACGAAATTGTACGCGACGCGCCTTGGGAAATTGACGACGATTTTCTCGAGAAACATAAA ATTGATTTCGTAGCTCACGATGAGATACCTTACGAAAGCGATCAAAGCGACGACGTGTACGCGAAGCTAAAAGAAAAAGGCATGTTTGTTGCCACAAAACGAACCGAAGGTATCTCCACGTCCGATATCGTTGCTCGAATCGTTCGCGATTATGATATTTACGTGCGTAGAAATCTAGCTCGCGGCTATAGCGCCAAAGAattaaatgtttcttttttaaag gagaaaaaattcagattccaaaataaaatggaaCAACTGAAGGATCGAAGTAAACGGGTGATAGAAAATGTCGAGGAAAAACGAATGGATATGATAAGAAAATGGGAGGAGAAATCGAGGGATTTTATCGATACTTTTTTATTGCTATTCGGAAGAGATGGCCGTTTG TCTCACATTTGGAATGAAAGTAAAGGTAGACTTATGCAAGCATTTTCTCCGCCTTCTAGTCCCATCAATACTAGAGAAAGTAGTCCTTCTTCATCTGTTTGCAGCGACGAAGAAAGCAG GCCGCCACCGTCCAAGTCGTTGAAATTGAGTCACGGGGCCATGCTTGAAATGTCCAACGGCTGCTTAGAATATTCCGAAGATGAAGATGAGGATGATGAAGATTTCGTGGATGCGGGTGATAGTCGTGCGAAGGAATCGCTTAAAAAAGACTCGTCAGTTTCTTCGAATGATGCTGCATTGACGAAGGAATga
- the LOC135833838 gene encoding choline-phosphate cytidylyltransferase A-like isoform X2: protein MPKRRSNENSKNQNGNDISSTTDANVSKTEDVKPVTTVICQTLIKPAPFSDEEDAIRERDACNYCERVAYEDAVSGNVRRKVRVYADGIYDVFHEGHGRQLMQAKNLFPNVYLIVGVCNDALTHEKKGRTVMMDEERYEAVRHCRYVDEIVRDAPWEIDDDFLEKHKIDFVAHDEIPYESDQSDDVYAKLKEKGMFVATKRTEGISTSDIVARIVRDYDIYVRRNLARGYSAKELNVSFLKEKKFRFQNKMEQLKDRSKRVIENVEEKRMDMIRKWEEKSRDFIDTFLLLFGRDGRLSHIWNESKGRLMQAFSPPSSPINTRESSPSSSVCSDEESSFRPPPSKSLKLSHGAMLEMSNGCLEYSEDEDEDDEDFVDAGDSRAKESLKKDSSVSSNDAALTKE, encoded by the exons ATGCCGAAACGAAGAAgtaacgaaaattcaaaaaatcagaatggaAATGATATTTCTTCTACAACAGATGCAAATGTTAGCAAAACGGAGGATGTAAAACCCGTCACAACTGTTATATGCCAG ACGCTGATCAAGCCGGCTCCCTTCAGCGACGAAGAAGACGCTATACGCGAACGAGATGCATGCAATTACTGCGAACGCGTAGCTTACGAAGACGCAGTTTCTGGAAATG TTAGAAGGAAGGTAAGAGTCTATGCGGATGGAATATACGATGTTTTCCACGAAGGCCACGGACGCCAACTCATGCAAGCAAAAAACTTGTTTCCGAACGTTTATTTAATTGTCGGag TTTGCAACGATGCTCTGACTCACGAGAAAAAAGGCCGCACCGTCATGATGGACGAAGAACGATACGAAGCGGTTCGGCATTGCCGGTATGTCGACGAAATTGTACGCGACGCGCCTTGGGAAATTGACGACGATTTTCTCGAGAAACATAAA ATTGATTTCGTAGCTCACGATGAGATACCTTACGAAAGCGATCAAAGCGACGACGTGTACGCGAAGCTAAAAGAAAAAGGCATGTTTGTTGCCACAAAACGAACCGAAGGTATCTCCACGTCCGATATCGTTGCTCGAATCGTTCGCGATTATGATATTTACGTGCGTAGAAATCTAGCTCGCGGCTATAGCGCCAAAGAattaaatgtttcttttttaaag gagaaaaaattcagattccaaaataaaatggaaCAACTGAAGGATCGAAGTAAACGGGTGATAGAAAATGTCGAGGAAAAACGAATGGATATGATAAGAAAATGGGAGGAGAAATCGAGGGATTTTATCGATACTTTTTTATTGCTATTCGGAAGAGATGGCCGTTTG TCTCACATTTGGAATGAAAGTAAAGGTAGACTTATGCAAGCATTTTCTCCGCCTTCTAGTCCCATCAATACTAGAGAAAGTAGTCCTTCTTCATCTGTTTGCAGCGACGAAGAAAGCAG TTTCAGGCCGCCACCGTCCAAGTCGTTGAAATTGAGTCACGGGGCCATGCTTGAAATGTCCAACGGCTGCTTAGAATATTCCGAAGATGAAGATGAGGATGATGAAGATTTCGTGGATGCGGGTGATAGTCGTGCGAAGGAATCGCTTAAAAAAGACTCGTCAGTTTCTTCGAATGATGCTGCATTGACGAAGGAATga
- the LOC135833838 gene encoding choline-phosphate cytidylyltransferase B-like isoform X4 — MAYEYIYTYGPLFITHNVHCVYVSLCSVSVQTTNPSQKTLIKPAPFSDEEDAIRERDACNYCERVAYEDAVSGNVRRKVRVYADGIYDVFHEGHGRQLMQAKNLFPNVYLIVGVCNDALTHEKKGRTVMMDEERYEAVRHCRYVDEIVRDAPWEIDDDFLEKHKIDFVAHDEIPYESDQSDDVYAKLKEKGMFVATKRTEGISTSDIVARIVRDYDIYVRRNLARGYSAKELNVSFLKEKKFRFQNKMEQLKDRSKRVIENVEEKRMDMIRKWEEKSRDFIDTFLLLFGRDGRLSHIWNESKGRLMQAFSPPSSPINTRESSPSSSVCSDEESSFRPPPSKSLKLSHGAMLEMSNGCLEYSEDEDEDDEDFVDAGDSRAKESLKKDSSVSSNDAALTKE, encoded by the exons ATGGCATACGAATACATTTACACGTACGGACCATTATTTATTACGCACAATGTTCATTGTGTGTATGTGTCACTGTGTAGTGTGTCTGTACAAACAACCAACCCAAGTCAAAAG ACGCTGATCAAGCCGGCTCCCTTCAGCGACGAAGAAGACGCTATACGCGAACGAGATGCATGCAATTACTGCGAACGCGTAGCTTACGAAGACGCAGTTTCTGGAAATG TTAGAAGGAAGGTAAGAGTCTATGCGGATGGAATATACGATGTTTTCCACGAAGGCCACGGACGCCAACTCATGCAAGCAAAAAACTTGTTTCCGAACGTTTATTTAATTGTCGGag TTTGCAACGATGCTCTGACTCACGAGAAAAAAGGCCGCACCGTCATGATGGACGAAGAACGATACGAAGCGGTTCGGCATTGCCGGTATGTCGACGAAATTGTACGCGACGCGCCTTGGGAAATTGACGACGATTTTCTCGAGAAACATAAA ATTGATTTCGTAGCTCACGATGAGATACCTTACGAAAGCGATCAAAGCGACGACGTGTACGCGAAGCTAAAAGAAAAAGGCATGTTTGTTGCCACAAAACGAACCGAAGGTATCTCCACGTCCGATATCGTTGCTCGAATCGTTCGCGATTATGATATTTACGTGCGTAGAAATCTAGCTCGCGGCTATAGCGCCAAAGAattaaatgtttcttttttaaag gagaaaaaattcagattccaaaataaaatggaaCAACTGAAGGATCGAAGTAAACGGGTGATAGAAAATGTCGAGGAAAAACGAATGGATATGATAAGAAAATGGGAGGAGAAATCGAGGGATTTTATCGATACTTTTTTATTGCTATTCGGAAGAGATGGCCGTTTG TCTCACATTTGGAATGAAAGTAAAGGTAGACTTATGCAAGCATTTTCTCCGCCTTCTAGTCCCATCAATACTAGAGAAAGTAGTCCTTCTTCATCTGTTTGCAGCGACGAAGAAAGCAG TTTCAGGCCGCCACCGTCCAAGTCGTTGAAATTGAGTCACGGGGCCATGCTTGAAATGTCCAACGGCTGCTTAGAATATTCCGAAGATGAAGATGAGGATGATGAAGATTTCGTGGATGCGGGTGATAGTCGTGCGAAGGAATCGCTTAAAAAAGACTCGTCAGTTTCTTCGAATGATGCTGCATTGACGAAGGAATga
- the Rrp42 gene encoding exosome complex exonuclease RRP42, which translates to MYPVFLSDAERTFIWDGVEVNLRCDGRKRSDYRPMELETDVVTHANGSARLRLANTDILVGVKTEIDVPLAESPNMGKIEFFVDCSANATPAFEGRGGEDLANEICSTLLKSYNILPLEELCIVPEFSCWKLYVDILILECGGNLYDAVSLAVKAALHNLRIPRVTGKYIDGANVDLQLSDDLFDCWKIDVSKAPCLVTLCKIGEFLIVDPTVEEEACSSGSIVVSVTEKGLLTGIVKIGEGSFHQKAICEAVKLACSIGIKLNETIGSSLKLEEDLASHKDRCGFLK; encoded by the exons ATGTATCCGGTGTTTCTGAGCGATGCGGAGAGAACGTTCATTTGGGATGGTGTAGAG gtTAATTTAAGATGCGATGGAAGAAAGAGAAGCGACTATCGTCCTATGGAGTTGGAAACAGATGTCGTAACTCACGCAAACGGATCTGCTAGACTGCGCCTGGCCAACACCGATATATTAGTCGGAGTAAAAACTGAAATCGATGTACCCCTCGCGGAATCGCCGAATAtgggaaaaatcgaatttttcgtcGACTG ttCAGCAAACGCAACACCCGCATTCGAAGGTAGAGGAGGAGAAGATTTAGCCAATGAAATTTGCAGCACCCTGTTGAAATCTTATAATATTCTTCCCCTGGAAGAACTATGCATCGTTCCCGAGTTTAGTTGCTGGAAACTTTACGTTGATATTTTGATTCTAGAATGCGGTG GTAATTTATACGATGCAGTTTCGTTAGCAGTCAAAGCGGCGCTTCATAATCTCAGAATACCTCGCGTAACGGGGAAGTACATAGACGGCGCGAATGTGGATCTTCAACTTTCCGACGATCTGTTCGATTGTTGGAAAATCGACGTCTCGAAAGCTCCTTGTCTAGTTACTCTATGTAAA ATTGGTGAATTTCTAATTGTTGATCCTACCGTAGAAGAAGAAGCGTGTAGCTCGGGCAGTATTGTTGTATCTGTAACCGAAAAAGGTTTATTAACGGGAATTGTTAAAATCGGCGAAggtagttttcatcaaaaagccATTTGTGAAGCGGTCAAG TTGGCGTGTTCCATTGGCATTAAACTTAATGAAACTATCGGCAGTTCTCTCAAACTAGAAGAAGATCTCGCTTCTCACAAGGATCGTTgcggttttttaaaatga
- the LOC135833839 gene encoding methionyl-tRNA formyltransferase, mitochondrial — translation MVRDLAMRRVSSYAFKKMIANSVRSLSFQINKSTFSRRVCSHQSTEFPEDPPWRIMFFGSDDFAVKSLQALYSKLQTETLISRLDVTTTNAVDWKNEKNKVYRFAESNKLKIHPWPIDAECVRNKFDLGVVVSFGYLIPKSIIESFPLGVLNVHGSLLPKWRGAAPIVHAILNGDSTTGVTIMKIKPDKFDTGDIVRQYSVPIKTDETAAELTNRLAILGAQLLMECIRNLPRSVLMTVPQPEDSATYAKKIVPEMADVDWNNKSAQEIYNQYRALSHLFPLKTRWFDMTVKLLDVSVDEIEIFNPKNQKVIKNMRTKENVFPGIVEFSRKRALLRVQCKDGKWVCVREIIVSGKKSLSASEFYNGYMSKVENSMDRRFTDDLK, via the exons ATGGTTCGGGATTTGGCGATGCGTCGAGTGTCTTCGTACGCTTTCAAGAAAATGATTGCCAATTCTGTACGATCGTTatcatttcaaataaataagtcaACATTCTCGCGACGAGTTTGTTCGCATCAAAGTACAGAATTTCCAGAAGACCCCCCTTGGAGAATTATGTTTTTCGGTTCCGATGATTTTGCCGTAAAAAGTTTACAAGCTTTATACTCGAAATT ACAAACTGAAACATTAATTAGCAGATTGGATGTTACCACTACAAACGCCGTTGACTGgaagaacgaaaaaaataaggTTTACCGTTTCGCCGAATCTAATAAACTCAAAATACATCCGTGGCCGATTGATGCGGAGTGTGTTCGGAATAAGTTTGACTTGGGCGTTGTAGTTTCATTTGGGTATCTAATTCCGAAGAGTATTATAGAATCATTTCCATT AGGCGTTCTAAATGTACACGGTAGTCTATTACCAAAATGGAGGGGAGCAGCTCCAATTGTTCACGCTATATTGAACGGTGATTCGACTACAGGAGTAACAATCATGAAAATCAAACCAGACAA GTTTGATACCGGCGATATAGTGAGACAGTACAGTGTGCCTATTAAAACTGATGAGACAGCAGCCGAGCTTACTAATCGCTTAGCTATTCTTGGAGCGCAGTTATTGATGGAATGTATCAGAAATTTGCCTCGATCTGTCTTAATGACGGTGCCACAGCCGGAGGATTCCGCTACTTATG cgaaaaaaattgttcctgAAATGGCCGACGTCGATTGGAACAATAAATCTGCTCAAGAAATTTACAATCAGTATAGAGCATTATCTCATTTATTTCCTCTGAAAACTCGCTGGTTCGATATGACCGTAAAGCTTTTAGATGTATCTGTCGATGAAATAGAAATAttcaatccaaaaaatcaaaaagttattaaaaatatgCGAACGAAAGAAAATGTTTTCCCTGGAATTGTGGAGTTCAGTCGCAAACGAGCGCTTCTTCGAGTGCAATGTAAAGACGGCAAATGGGTATGCGTTCGCGAAATAATTGTCAGCGGTAAGAAATCATTGTCAGCGAGTGAATTTTACAATGGTTATATGAGTaaggttgaaaattcaatgGACAGAAGATTTACCGACGATCTGAAATGA